GCCACTCACTCCTCAATTGTGGCTTGTGGCTACAAAAGATGTTGAGGCAAACTCAAACTGGCCGGTGGGTAAAAAGAAACCCCAGAACAAAACAGGAGGAACCCGTGTTGTTAAAGCAAGGCGCGAGGTACTCCATATATGGAAGCCAACTTGATGCAGGATGAAGAAACCCGATCCCGGTGTGCGCCACCGCATGTGTCATTACGCCACTCCCGGGCTCTCATGCGTCGAGGGGGCCCCCTGTTCGTTGAGATCTCCATTGACACCCTTGAACCAAGCATGTTAGGCAATTGGCCGTCGCATGAGAACCGCCATGTGCTGTGTGACCCGAAGCTGGGGGCCGTGCCGTGAAATCCTCACTGCTCTTTCTGTGATCCAGACGAACGTCGTGTGTCTGGAGGCATGAGACGCCACAACGATCCTTTTTTGATGTGACAAGGCGGCATCTCAAAGCCAGAAGAACGAAGCTGAACCAGCTGACCTGAAGCTTCCGGTTGTCTTCATAAGACATTATGGAATGCCAGCACCTAGCAGAGGGCGTCAAAACCGCCTGACTGGTCTGCTGGTAAGGTTACACGGCGTACGTGGCTGTTTGGACAGGCATCTGCGTTTGCCGCTGGGGTTAAGACGCGCAAACAAAAAGAATAACAGGCTCTGGTTCTACTCTCGTACCTGTTTGGGGGCACGGTATGGCCGAGCGACGACCAGTCCGTAGCTCGCACCCCCCAATGCGTCGTATGTGGCAGGCGCACTAGATCGCGACGCAACCTGTCATGATCTGGACGCGGGCGTTGCGGCTCACCGGTGCACATCAGGATCGTGCGGGCCAGGTCTTGCCCTCGCGCGACGTACGCCGTGTGCCTGTCACAACATACCCAGGCGCACAGCGTGGTGACAGCCTGCGGAGTGGGCGGGTGTCACAGGCGCCCGGTGCTGTCTGTCGAAGCAATGACTTATCATGGGCCTTGGGTTCGTGATACCATCATGAAAGCTGACGAGTTCTCTGGTGTCTCGTACGACAACGCATCAAGGCCTGATATGGGGTTGCCACCGTAATTTGCACAACACAAAACGGTTCTTGACGTTGCGGTGTACAGAGGACCAGAttgcggtggtggttgaggCGCCTCAAAAGTGTCCCCCGCGCTGCAACCCGAGGACGCAACCCAGTCACATGTCACGTTGTACAAGACGCCAGCGGTCCCTTCAACGAGAGGGATGTGGGTCCAAGAAGTGATTCAATAGTTGCAcggtgcagcagcgcctgtgTTGTGATTCAGACGAACATGAACATGGTGCGCCGATGTTTGGGCTAGTAAGGAAGTGAACGTCGCGCAGGTCCGCTCGCTCAGGGGTCACTGCTAACGTCAGGCATAGAAGACTTGCCTTTCTCGAGATAACAAGAGCGTCGTAGCGTCGGCAGTCCGGTCGTGATGAGAAGCGTAATGTTTTTGTGTGTGCgggagcgagagagagagcgagatGCATGCAAGAAGGGAGCAAGGAAAATAAAAAGAGAGCCAGAGACATCAGAAAAGAGAGCGACTTGTTGACAGTCAATGTTGGAGCTGGGTACCCTTATGTATGAAATGTGCTTGCTGCGCTTTCGCATACTATGCCAGGGAATCTTTTACGTCGGCAGAGGGGATGGGGCTTGGTATTCGCAAGATAGGTCAAATCCTCGAGAGCCTGGTTAGAAacgcctcttcttcttgaccGGGCCCGCAACGGCCTGTCTTTCCAGCTCTCgcttgagctcctcgcggcgacggtcAGCGCGCTCTTCCGACGTCTCCCGGCGCCGTTCCTCCGGCACTTGCTTTTTGCTCGTCGCGTCTCTGCCAcgcttgtcgtcgtctctggTGAAGGATCCGCCGCCAATTCGGCCGAGTCCGCCAGTCTTTCTGGGCGTCGTAGTGTTTTCCGCGGTCTCCccgtccgtcggcggcggtgtctgTCGTCTCTCTGTAGTCTCGGCCTTGGACGGTTTCCCGCCAATTCTGCCTAGCCGGGCCTTGAATCCACCAGTTGACGCAGGATTTGGGGGGCTCGGAGGATGGGGAGGCGTATCATTGCTATCATCTTCCGCCTCTGATGCGGTCTCCGAATCATCGGCTGTGGGGGATGCAGCCCGTTGAGCTTCTCTCGatgccggtggtggtggaggagagTGCGATGGCTTCTTTTGAGTCTTGCCGCCGATGGTGCCCAGCCGCGACGGAGCCTCTTTGGTGACATGATGCTGTGAGGACCTTGTACCGACCGCAGGAAAATTGCTGTCttggacggcgtcggcgtcgctccCCTCGTCACTTTCGGTGGACTCGTCGTTGTCGATTGGGGCGGTAGAGGCCACCTTGGCTCTGCCCCCGgcgcgaagacgaggaggcgtaGCTTGAATCTGAAAGTCGCTTTCGTCgttgccatcgccgcccccgccggcTGCGTTAGAGGACTGGTGTGACGCTGAACGCGTTCTCtcccgctgcggcggcgcggcacttATTTGTCGACATGTACGTTGCGACATACCCGAGAAAGAATGCCACCAGTTGTCCAACTCTGGAGACTTTTcgatggccatggtggccgtATACAGGAGACCGGATTCATCGAAAACGCTTTCCACCAGCTCGGCAGCGTTGGCCGGCCCatccgcatcgtcgtccagaGACGCCTTCCAACGGAACTCGTCGAAGGGGGCCAAGCCTTTGACCTTGTCCTGGGCGGTGGCCCTCGCAACCTTTTTGCGCCCCGACAGGGCTGTGAACACATGTTCCAACCCCGTGCCCATGGCATCCAGCTTGTCCAACAGCTTGTTGAGCACGGCGTCCTTTTGGGCGAGGGTCTGAATGAGGGATTCCACCTCGCGCTTCCTGGAGTAGTGCGCTTGTACAAGGGGTAGCACGAGATCCGTGGCAAGGCTGGAGCATGGTGACTTTTCGAGGTGGACAGGCCACTTTAGTGGTTTGAAGCCCGGCAGATCACATGTCAAATTGAGGATGAGCGAGTCAGCGGTTCCGCTGTCCTTGCCTCGCGTGAGGCTGAGGCCAGTTTTCTCATGACCGGGATGGGACGCGTCCAAGGCGGACTGAAGACTGGTGAGAAACTTGATCATGTTTTCCGGGGTATCGCTTGGGTCGATGCTAGTGTTTTCGCTCCAACCACGCATGCAGATGCCCTTTCGCTCAAGAGTCTCGGTCCACATATTTGCCATGTCGGTGAGGCGGATGGTGTAGGAGGCCGGGCCCATCTCTGCCGAGACGAGCAGGACTGGCAGGGCATCCGACCGTAGGGGCAGAGGCCTCCACGTCACAGTCCCGGCGCCCATGGCGAGGGGCTGCGGAACGGAGGATGAGTGGACGGTTTCGAATATGAAGCCTCGCCGCAGTTTGATGAGTGGCCGTATGACCTGAGAAGCAGCGGAGCCTGTCCAAAGCACTTGGCGTGGCACTGTGTGAATGTGTGTCGCCGTGAGGGTGCGTCTATCTCGTCGAACATGAAGGCAAAAACTGCTGATATGCACAGGGAGTCCAGTGTCACCGCAGCTCGTTTGGGTCAGGCCGACCAGCCATGCCTTTCCGTTGCAGGTCAGACGGCGACAAGAGTGGGCGAGGCAGCACAACGGGGAAGTGGCCCGTCTCGTCTGATGCAGAGAGGCCGCCAAAGGGCCGTTGCAGCCGTAGGGCCAGGATCGTCAGGCTGGTAACTAGTCAGAGTAAGCGAAGCGCCGGCCACGCGTTTGTCGACTGAGGCGCCAGCGTACGGAGCAGTTTGAGATGAGATCAAATCAGGCCTTGTCGTAGggtgcggcgccgagccgtGAAGCTAACGCGGCGCAGAGAAAGAATGCTGTCTTGTTACTGCTGCGTCGTGATGTTGCAGTGAAAAAGAAGAGTGACGTGTGGTTGagcaaggcaggcagcaacggcagcctGCAAGCTCTGGAGGAAGCTGGTCGACGGTGAAAGCCATATCATTGGCTGAAGCTTCAGGTGCCCCAATAGGTACCTCGCATCGCAGGCGCCACCCAACCAAACCCGCGTATCTTCCCTTGCTAGGTACCCAGTCGCAGTCagtcggcagcagcaaccgaGCCTCAAAACGACAGCGCTCAGCTGCATGCATGTTCAGTTCAGGTGAGAAAATCATGACAGCAAAAATTCCCCTCTTTCACGTTTCTGTTTAAGACTGGCATCTCAGGCATTGTATGAGAAGCTTGTTACGGACCAGCGCCCAAACAgcttcgacgccgtctcggcgAGCCGCTGTAGAGTAAAGTCGTTGGGCGTCCCACCCAGTCTCGGAGGCGCATTGTGAGGCAATGGCAGAACGCAGATGGATGACCATGAATAAAAATCTACCCGGTGTGAGGGCGAGACCTGCATgcctgcggcggcatcccatctcggcgagctcctATAGCCTATTTATGTATGAAGTAAGTTGTACCTGTGTCTTAAAGCTTGGCAGCGAAATGCCAGACGGGATCCATCGAGTGGCGTCCAACTCCCGATCTCTGCGACCCTCATGACGCACGGCACATCGGCCGTCCGCCCACCAAATGTCATCATCGACGCGACCGGTAGTTAGCTGTCCACTCAAAAAAAGAAAGACTACGCGTGCCCTGGCCTGGGTGTTGCAACACTGGCTCCCTGTCGTAGACGCGGATCTGGCATTGCCTGATCGCACCCGTTTTTGCTACTGCAACTTGCTCGTTGAACTGCCGCCTCTCCGTTCTATGCGCCCGCTCGTGAGCTTCCGCTCGAGCTTCATCGCGCTGTCCAGACCATTGGCCGCAACGATCTGTCTGAGTCGATTGACGCCCCTCTAcgcatcaacaacaacaacttTCGTCACCATGCCTCCTAAAAAAGCCGCCAAGCGCAAGTCTGCCTCTCCGCCAGGCgcaaacggcggcggcaacggcagcaacaAGCGCACCAAGaccggcagcggtggcggcggcaaggacctgCGCCAGCCGCACCccttcgccgacgaggccgagaagcacGGCATCGTCCTGCGCAAGTACTACCCACCCGAGATGAGcaacgcccgcgcccgcgcctatAACGCCGACGAGATCCCCCGCCCCATCGAggaccttgtcgccgccctcgagcagacggctggcgcgcgcAAGGCCCTCCCCGTCAAGGACGCAGTCGTGCACTGGTTCAAGATGGACCTCCGCTGCGCCGACAACagggccctggccctggcgggccaaaaggccaaggaggcgggcgtgccgcTCATTTGCCTCTATATCGTCAGCCCGCAGGACTACGAGGCCCATCTAAGGTCGCCGGTGCGGGTCGACTTTATGCTGCGCACCCTGCAGGTGCTTCAGGAAGATCTCGCCAAGCTCGACATTCCACTCTACGTCGAGACGGTCGAGAAGAGGAACAAGATTCCCAatcgcgtcctcgagctcatGGAGGAGTGGGGCGCGAGCCATCTCTTCGCCAACATGGAGtacgaggtcgacgagctgcgacgGGAGGCTCACATGGTGCACGACTTGTCCGAGAACGGCAAGGCCTTCGAGGTCGTCCACGACAGCTGTGTCGTGCCGCCCGGCCAGCTGCGCAGCGGCTCGGGGAACCAGTACGCCGTCTACTCACCCTGGTTCCGCTCATGGGTTGCGCATATCCACGACAACCTTGACCTGCTGGAGCTCTtcgagccgccggccaagAACCCAGATAGCGCTCGCACGAAGTTCAAGAAGCTGTTTGACTGCCAGGTGCCCGACGCCCCCAAGAACAAGCAGCTGAGccaggaggagaagaagcggtTTCGCGCGCTTTGGCCCTGCGGTGAGCATGCGGCCATGGACAGGCTCAACAAGTTCTGCGAGGAGAAAATTGGCAAGTACAAGGACAAGAGAAACATtccggccgacgacggcacctcTAGTCTGTCGGTGCACCTGTCCAGCGGCACAATCAGCGCGAGGACCTGTGTTCGCACGGCGCGTAACAGGAACAAGACCAAGAAGTTGGACGGGGGCATCGAGGGGATCCAGACGTGGATTAGCGAGGTTGCATGGCGTGACTTTTACAAGCACGTCCTGGTCCATTGGCCATATGTCTGGTGAGGAAGGCGCCCAAGAGCCCACCCCTACATTCTCGCTATAGAGACGCTGACAATGAGAAGCATGAACAAACCGTTCAAGCCAGAGTATTCCAACATCTCGTGGTCCTACGATGAGGACCACTTCCAGCGGTGGTGCgaaggacggacgggcttCCCtattgtcgacgccgccatgcgccAACTCAACCATGTAGGCTACATGCACAACCGCTGTCGCATGATTGTCGCATCGTTCCTGTCCAAGGACCTGCTCATCGATTGGCGGAAAGGCGAGCGGTACTTTATGgagcacctcgtcgacggcgacttTGCCAGCAACaacggcggctggggctTCAGTGCCAGCGTCGGAGTCGACCCGCAGCCGTACTTTCGCATCTTTAacccgctgctgcagagCGAAAAGTTCGACCCCTCGGGCGAGTATATTCGCAAATGGGTTCCTGAACTCAGGGAACTTGACGACAAGGAGATTCACGATCCGTATGGGCGTGGCGCGGGgaacaaggccaagaagaagggatACCCGGAGCCGGTCGTCGAGCACAAGCAAGTCCGTGAACGGGCGCTGAGTGCGTACAAAGAAGGCATCGAGAGTGGCATGTGAGGTTCGCTGGGGTCCGATCGGGCGCAGGCCTTTGTTGCACCTAGCTGTGTTATTAGTAGAGCAAAAGTTGTGTTTCATATGTGAGCACTGCGTAATGTTTGACCCGTATCTGTACCATGACGAGAAGCTCAACCGCCACGGCTTTTTGAAGGCCACTCTATCTGCGGCACGGGGACCATCGAAGTGGCCCTGACTCCCAGGTCAAAGAAGCGACCCACGTAGGGGCTGAGTCCTGGGAGCCTTTTGCTAGCCGGCGTACAGCATATCACGTCCTTCGCTCGTCACTTCGGAACAGGGTCGCAAAGAAATTGGGAACGGTTCAGCTTGTCTCGAAATCGAGCCCAAACGCCTCGAATTGGATGTTGCTAGATGCAGCCAACTCTAGATCCACGCatgccttttttttttcatgCCCGAGCCAAAATCCTGGACGCCGGTCAgaatcgtcgtcgcctgtcATCTCTCCGCGGCTGTTCGTCGTCtccgctggcgggctggaTTATGAATGTACCTCTTCCTCAACCTCCCCTCATATCCGCACAGCCGATTTATCGCTGGGCGCTCCAGACGCTCTTCAccaggccgtcgcgctgggcgaggcggttcagggcgtcgtcgctctcaCCCATGGCGCGGATGAAGCCGCACAGGGCGTAGACCTGGTTCTCGCCGGTGATGGCACGGCCGTTCTCGTCAACCTTGGCGATGGAAATCTGGACAGAGCCGTGGTCCTTGGCCTTAATGATGCGGTTGGTCGCGCTGCACTTGCGGGGGACGTAGCTGTGAGAGGGCGGGATATCAGCAATTCGGTTCGGCCGAGGGAAAACAGGTTCGCGTAGGCTGCTTACAGATCGACGATCTCGCCACGGTCGTTCTCCATCTTGACGGTGTTGGAGGGGTGATGTGTGGTGAGTTGAAGTGGTTGTCGAGCGTGCGTTGCGGTCGTCGAAAACGCTTGGTGGGATGGCTGCAAAACCTACCGCGAAATTTGACCCGGCCGGACAATTTCGTGGGGCGGGGAGGGCTTTTGTGCGTCAGGTGACTCATCATGTGACTACGCGAGCCGGTCGTGGGGCGTGCTGTCAAGGCCGCGCTATGACCGACACGCTCCACTCAGGCCCCATCGCCAACATCGCCAACATCGCATCGTAACGCCACCCGTCGTTGTCGTAACTCCAAAGTGtttgccgcccgtcgcccatgCACCGCCCCCTTGGACAGCAGCCCGACGAGAATCCACCCTGCGGTCCATCGGTTGTCTGAGATGCGCTTTGCGCTCTCAGAGATTAGGGGTTCGCGCCATGGCGTCCCCCGATGTGTTCCTCTCGTCCCCGACCCGTGAGCGGAGGCGCCTTTATGAGAcaatgtcctcgtcgccaggTCTGCCGTCCATACAGGAGCTGGCTTCGCAGAAACCGAGACGACCGCCTCTACGCAGTGGTAGTAAAGCAGCGCCCATCCCGGACGATGCGCCGACTGCCTTCACCAGCGCCGGCTGCCTGTGGAGGTCCTTGCAGCAGGCCGATGCCGTGGCGAAATCGGGCTCTGCGGTAAGGGCTCCTGCGCCGGAGGAagtcgaggatgccgacaCACTGGTCGCAACTGCAAAACCGACAGAGACGGCGCCGAAGACCAGAAAACCGCGGCGACGAAAGCAGCCAAAGCCAACAGCGGTCGTTGCTGAGATGGCCCAATTGAATGGGCCTGAATCGCCAAGCAAATCCCATCCTTGGAAAAAGTACAAGTCTCCATCAAAAGAAAGGGCCAGTCCACCAATTATCCAGCTATCCAAGTCGGGCACTGAGGTGACGTCGTCCCAGGACGATGGCAGGAAG
This region of Purpureocillium takamizusanense chromosome 9, complete sequence genomic DNA includes:
- a CDS encoding uncharacterized protein (COG:S~EggNog:ENOG503P0DH) — its product is MGAGTVTWRPLPLRSDALPVLLVSAEMGPASYTIRLTDMANMWTETLERKGICMRGWSENTSIDPSDTPENMIKFLTSLQSALDASHPGHEKTGLSLTRGKDSGTADSLILNLTCDLPGFKPLKWPVHLEKSPCSSLATDLVLPLVQAHYSRKREVESLIQTLAQKDAVLNKLLDKLDAMGTGLEHVFTALSGRKKVARATAQDKVKGLAPFDEFRWKASLDDDADGPANAAELVESVFDESGLLYTATMAIEKSPELDNWWHSFSGMSQRTCRQISAAPPQRERTRSASHQSSNAAGGGGDGNDESDFQIQATPPRLRAGGRAKVASTAPIDNDESTESDEGSDADAVQDSNFPAVGTRSSQHHVTKEAPSRLGTIGGKTQKKPSHSPPPPPASREAQRAASPTADDSETASEAEDDSNDTPPHPPSPPNPASTGGFKARLGRIGGKPSKAETTERRQTPPPTDGETAENTTTPRKTGGLGRIGGGSFTRDDDKRGRDATSKKQVPEERRRETSEERADRRREELKRELERQAVAGPVKKKRRF
- the PHR1 gene encoding Deoxyribodipyrimidine photo-lyase (EggNog:ENOG503NUHD~COG:L~COG:T), whose product is MRPLVSFRSSFIALSRPLAATICLSRLTPLYASTTTTFVTMPPKKAAKRKSASPPGANGGGNGSNKRTKTGSGGGGKDLRQPHPFADEAEKHGIVLRKYYPPEMSNARARAYNADEIPRPIEDLVAALEQTAGARKALPVKDAVVHWFKMDLRCADNRALALAGQKAKEAGVPLICLYIVSPQDYEAHLRSPVRVDFMLRTLQVLQEDLAKLDIPLYVETVEKRNKIPNRVLELMEEWGASHLFANMEYEVDELRREAHMVHDLSENGKAFEVVHDSCVVPPGQLRSGSGNQYAVYSPWFRSWVAHIHDNLDLLELFEPPAKNPDSARTKFKKLFDCQVPDAPKNKQLSQEEKKRFRALWPCGEHAAMDRLNKFCEEKIGKYKDKRNIPADDGTSSLSVHLSSGTISARTCVRTARNRNKTKKLDGGIEGIQTWISEVAWRDFYKHVLVHWPYVCMNKPFKPEYSNISWSYDEDHFQRWCEGRTGFPIVDAAMRQLNHVGYMHNRCRMIVASFLSKDLLIDWRKGERYFMEHLVDGDFASNNGGWGFSASVGVDPQPYFRIFNPLLQSEKFDPSGEYIRKWVPELRELDDKEIHDPYGRGAGNKAKKKGYPEPVVEHKQVRERALSAYKEGIESGM
- the RPS21 gene encoding 40S ribosomal protein S21 (COG:J~EggNog:ENOG503P5CA), which gives rise to MENDRGEIVDLYVPRKCSATNRIIKAKDHGSVQISIAKVDENGRAITGENQVYALCGFIRAMGESDDALNRLAQRDGLVKSVWSAQR